Proteins encoded in a region of the Candidatus Margulisiibacteriota bacterium genome:
- a CDS encoding histidine kinase N-terminal 7TM domain-containing protein — MAMFFPYFELAASLFILLLAFEIWTRHYENHLARFFSFFALTAFLCAILTYSYRIAFTLEIARDINRISALLWVFIFPLFTHFVLLYTKKDSFLQSAYNYLWLYLPPSVLGLLFLFTNSMYQRYEIQNIGIVSQPAPLYWLFAIESIIYCCWGVGLLLWYSQVTPQKTERSQAILIAIGSIVPFLVGLVTDFILPLVLGYRLGFPTLVFDLAVMNFFIFIAMRSYSLFAISPALAADVIIETMPDALVVTDIDGCVIFMNEEAKKLLHTSGENTCHVISTLFKNPADYERLYDEVAHKKLLIERFEAELKDPMGERIPALINARLLRAKGFGEIIGIVFVIRDIRG, encoded by the coding sequence ATGGCAATGTTCTTCCCTTATTTTGAATTGGCCGCGTCCCTCTTCATCTTATTGCTCGCCTTTGAGATCTGGACCCGCCATTACGAGAACCATTTGGCCCGTTTTTTTTCTTTTTTCGCTTTGACCGCTTTTCTCTGCGCGATCTTAACCTATTCTTATCGGATCGCCTTCACTTTAGAGATCGCCCGGGATATTAATCGGATCAGTGCCCTTCTTTGGGTCTTCATTTTCCCGCTTTTCACTCATTTTGTTCTTCTTTATACAAAAAAAGATAGTTTTCTTCAATCAGCTTACAACTATCTCTGGCTTTATCTTCCCCCTTCGGTCCTGGGGCTATTGTTCCTTTTCACCAATTCGATGTACCAACGCTATGAGATCCAAAATATCGGGATCGTCAGCCAGCCGGCGCCGTTATATTGGCTCTTCGCGATCGAATCGATCATTTATTGCTGCTGGGGGGTAGGCTTATTGCTCTGGTATTCCCAGGTTACTCCGCAAAAGACCGAAAGGTCCCAAGCGATTTTGATCGCGATCGGCTCGATCGTCCCCTTCCTGGTCGGTCTGGTCACCGACTTTATCTTGCCGTTGGTCCTTGGCTACCGGTTGGGTTTCCCCACGTTGGTTTTTGACCTGGCGGTAATGAACTTTTTTATTTTCATCGCCATGCGCTCCTATAGTCTTTTTGCCATCTCCCCGGCCTTGGCGGCCGACGTAATTATTGAGACTATGCCGGACGCGCTGGTGGTAACCGATATCGACGGCTGTGTTATTTTCATGAATGAAGAAGCGAAAAAACTGCTCCATACTTCCGGCGAAAATACCTGCCACGTTATTTCAACTTTGTTTAAAAACCCGGCGGATTATGAGCGGCTCTATGACGAGGTCGCCCACAAAAAACTGCTGATCGAAAGGTTTGAAGCCGAGCTGAAGGACCCGATGGGGGAACGAATCCCCGCCCTGATCAATGCCCGGCTCCTCCGCGCCAAGGGCTTTGGCGAAATCATTGGGATCGTTTTCGTCATCCGGGATATCCGCGGCTGA